Below is a genomic region from Brassica oleracea var. oleracea cultivar TO1000 chromosome C9, BOL, whole genome shotgun sequence.
CAAATATGTAAACAAAAATTCATTTAAATAATTTTCTAAAGGATGGTCCAACTTAAAAAAATTACGCATGATATGAGGTTGTGACTTATATTTTAATAGAATAGATGGTCCAACAAAAACATATAACAATTTTTGGAGCACATTTATTGTAATTTTGTTATTAACAATCCGGTCATCCGAATATATTGTTTTTGGTTAACACTTAAATAAGCGAATTTTACCAACCACAATATATTGAAATTATATGCATATATTTTAGTATATAAACTTTTAGAAACAATTATACAAAATATTTTACTTCAAACAGTATGTTTTTTTTATAATAAGTGTATAAGAAATATTTATATAGTGTTTTTACATACTCTTTATTTTGTATAGTGTTTTATTTGGTAAAGTTGGTATATTTTGTTAATTATATATATATATATATTACTAACTTGTATAGTGTTATGTTTTGTAATGTATAGTATTAAGTTTTATCATAATGTTATGTTTCATTATTATTTTATATAGTATTTTGTTTAGTAAAACTGGTAATTTTTAATAATTATATATTTTTTATATTATAATTTAGCAATCCAGATATTAAGATTTTAGACTAACAAAATTATGAAAAATACAAAGCAATTTTGAAAAACGTTTTCTAGGTTATATTTGGTAACTAATACCTATAGAAATTTGAAGTTTGGAAATACTACTCTAACAATAGATTTACTTACGGAAGAATATGCTCAATGTTTTAGTCTATATATTCTATATATTGATATATATTTTATGAATAATAGTTAGAATGTATACTGATTTGTTATATATCTTAAAATCTGCCTAAATTATTGCAAGATGTATAAAAATATTCCTAACAATCTTTATAATTAAAATAAACCATGTAACTAATTTTTTTTCTCTAAAATCCTCCATAACGGGTTGAGAACCTGCATAATGTTTTTTGGAATATGTAAACCGATGTTTTGTCAACTTTCTAATAATCTCAACAATTTTAGCAAATGGTTCAGATTTTCTGTGTATACAACCTGCCAAATTAATTATAATGAAAATTCATATATTAAATAAAATATAATAGCCAAAATATAAATATAAATAATCTTACTTATAAACTATTGTTCAAGATTCATGTAAATAATTCAATACCAATATGTAAAAACAACAATATTTTACACCAAATTTTAATATTAAAAGAAAATCATCTATCAATCTATCTTTGCTATTATTTTAAAAGTGAATTTGCTGATTTGTTATGTTCTCCATAATTTTAGCTAATTTTGTTTATTTGTCATGTTTTTATTAGGTTTTAGCTAAATCATTGATTTATTATTAGTTTTTAGTTGACTCACTAATTTATTAGTATAAAAAAATACCTAACGAATATTATTTTAATAATATTAAATGTTATGTTTTTATTAAATATCTAGTTAATTGTTCTTATTTTTATCATATTTTTATTAGGTTTTAGACTTTTAATTATCTAGGTTATTGATTTATTATTAGTTTCTAACTTATTCACTAATTTATTAATTTAAAAAAAAACCTTGATAAGTTTTATATATAATTAAAAACGAATTTTATTGTAATAATATTAAATTTATATGTTATATTAAATATTAAACAACTGATTATAAAATAATATAATATAATTATCAAAAAACATATTTAGAAATAAGATAAAAAAAAATTCTATCCTGAAACAATTTTTTTATTATAAAAGTTAAAAAATTAAGATACCAAACAATTTATAATTAAATATTAGTCAAGCAAAAACATCTATATAAAGATATTTTCTAAACTACTTCTATGTTATGAGTGTTTTACAAAATTTAACACAATAATAAGTATATGTTTTGATGAAAAATATTTGACATATAAATACTTTGATGATTGATTTAACTATTTGAAAACATAAATAATAACTTATTATGCTGGTTTTAGATTAGTAAGACATAAACTAATAAGAAGATTATGCATGTATGTGCGGACAAAACGCTTAGTTAAATTTTAAATTGTAATCTTTATTTGTGCTTTTACTTCTTGAGGTATAATGGCCACTATTTGATAATTCAGTATTCAGATTTGTTTCATGTTTGTTGTCCTTGTTAGGGGCAACGAAGCAAAAATGATTGAACATATTGCCAATGATGTTTTGAATAAATTTCTTTCAACCGCGTCCAAGGACTTTAATGACTTTGTCGGCATTGATGATCATATCGCTAAAATGAGTGTATTGTTGCATATGGAATGTGAGGAAGTGAGGATGGTTGGGATATGGGGTTCTTCAGGAATTGGCAAGACTACCATTGCAAGAGCTCTATTTAGTCGTCTCAGTCGCCACTTCCAAAGTAGTATTTTCATAGATAGAGCTTTCATATCCAAGAGTATGGAAATTTATAGTAGAGGCAACCCGGATGACTATAACATGAAACTGAACTTGCAAAGAAATTTCCTATCTGAAATTTTAGATAAGAAAGACATAAAGATTGATCATTTGGGAGCACTAGCAGAGAGGTTGAAATATCATAAAGTTCTTGTCATTATAGATGATTTGGATGATCAAGTAGTGTTAGATACTTTAGCTGGTCAAGCTCAGTGGTTTGGACGTGGAAGCAGAATCATTGCAATTACAAAAGATAAGCACATTTTAACGGCTCATGGGATCAATCATATTTACGAAGTCAAACTCCCGTCTGAGAAACTAGCTCTCGAGATATTATGTCAATCTGCATTTAGGAAAAATACCCCTCCTCATGGTTACATGGAGCTTGCTTGTGAAGTGGTAGAGCGTGTTGATAGTCTTCCTTTAGGTCTTAATGTTTTGGGTTCACATTTGCGGGGGGAAGATAAAGAGTATTGGTTGGATCAGTTGTCAAGGTTTCGAAAAGGTATAGATGGAAAAATCCATAAGACACTAAGAGTCAGCTACGATGGATTAAATAACAAAGAGGACAAAGCGCTATTTCGTCATATCGCATGCCTTTTCAACTATGCTGGTATCATTGAGATCAAGAAGTTGCTAGCTGATAGTGACTTGGATGTTAACATGGGACTTCGAAACCTCAATGATAACTCTCTCATACAAATAAGAAGGCAGACTGTGGTGATGCATTCTTTGCTACAAGAAATGGGTAAAGAGGTCGTTCGTTCACAGTCAAATGAGCCTGGAGAAAGAGAATTTCTAACGGATTCAAAGGACATCTGTAATGTGCTTGAAGAGGACATTGTAAGTTTTTCCGCGCACTCTTCATATAACTCACTATAATTAGATTCAAAATTTTCCATATGGCTTGGAAGTGTAGGCATTTGTTAAACTAATAAGTTTGTCTCTTCTCATTTATTATCTTTTCAGGGAAGTAGAAATGTTTTGGGTATATCACTGAATAAAGATGAGATAGATGAGAAAGATGAACTGCATGTACATAACAGTGCCTTCAAAGGGATGCGTAATCTCCGCTTTCTAAACATTTACACAAACAAAAGTAGGACGAAAGACCGGTTGCACTTACTAGAAGGCTTCAACTATTTGCCACCTAAACTCAGATTATTGAGTTGGGACAGATATCCGATGAGATGTATGCCTTCTAAGTTTTGTCCCAAGTATCTCGTGAAGGTCAAAATGCAAGGAAGCAAGCTTGAGAAATTGTGGGAAGGAATTGGGGTAATATATATAACTGTTTTTTTTTGTGAAAGAGAATATATATTACTTTTTTTTTTGAGCAACGAGAATATATATTACTATTGTTCTTGTTTTTTATGTATTTTTTTTATGACACTCTTTTCACCTAATGTGTAACTTACTTGCGTTTCAGAACCTTACATGCCTCGACTATATGGATTTGTCGGGATCTGAAAACTTGAAAGAGATTCCAGATCTTTCTTTGGCAACTAATCTCAAGACACTTAACCTCAGTGGTTGCTCGAGTCTGGTGGATCTTCCTTTGTCTATTCGGAATCTGAATAAACTGATGACGTTGGAAATGTCAGGATGCATAAATCTAAGGACTCTTCCAAGTGGCATCAACCTCCAATCTCTGGTTAGCGTAGATCTAAGAAAATGCTCCGAGTTGAACAGTGTTCCTGATATATCAACCAACATTTCAGATCTCGATCTAAATGAAACAGCTATTGAAGAAATCCTTTCTAACTTGCGTCTTCAGAATCTTGTTAGTCTTCGCATGGAAAGAATCAAGAGCGAGAGACTGTGGGCAAGTGTGCAGGTATGTATCTTTATTTTCTAGCATTGTGATAAACGGGGGTTCTAGGTGACAGACTGACAGTGATGTGCTATGACAATATATGTTTATGATTAGTAGTGACACCCGTAAAAATATAAGAAATATCACACGATAGCAGTGGTGAAAAGGTACAAAATAGATCTTCTTTTGGGTCCGGTGTACGGCCGGTGCGTGAGCGTCCGTGCCGTTGCCGGAGCTATTTTCCTTCCTTTGTACTTGTCTCTCTCCGCTCCTTCTTCGCAGTCCCGTCATCGACCGCCTTGTCAGAGCTCTGGTACCGCAAACCATACATCAACGGTGGCTCGGCTTCTGGAGTAACGACGCGATCGATTGGAGGTTCCCGATGGAGATGGAGCGGCTTGCATGTTCGGGTGGTGTTTTCCTGGAGATGGAGGCTACCCTAGATCCATCGTCACCGTTCTCAATGCGGGAGGTGGAGGCTTTCTCAGATCCACCGTCGCCGCTCTAGTTTCCGGGAAGGGGAGGCTCATTCAGCTCTGTCTTCGCCGGTTTTTGGTCACGAAGAGTGGAGGCTTGCAAAGCTCCGCGCTGCCGTCTTGGAACCCGAGGTCCTTTGGGTTGTGGTGAGTCGATCGAGGTGTGATAAGTGCGGTATGGTTTTTGTTGTCAGGTATGGGTTCGTGGGCCATTGCGGAGGAGATCTCGGTTGATGATGAAGTTCTCTGGCAACGACGAGGGCGTACAAGAGGAGGATAGCAGTGGTTCTCGCCTTGCCTGTCTACGGTTTGTGGTGATACATAGTCGGAGGAGATCTCGTTAGATCGATGGAACTCTCCGGCGTGAAGACAGAGCGGCGTAGAATGGCTATGGCTTCGTTGGAGGCTCTTCAGTCTCTGAGCTCCGGCGAAACGAGGTTGTCGGTGGCAAGTTCCTGCGGCTGTGCGAAGAGGTTTCAGTCAAGTCGAGGCGGGCGACGCGTGTCATACTGATGGCTCAGATTCTTACACGTGTTCAAATCCCAGCCTCCTTGTCGCGCGCCTAGGTCAAGCTGTCCGGTTTCAATGTTTGGGCTTTTGGGCCGTTTAGTTTACTCGGGCTTCGACAGTTAATGTCGTAGCCCGTTGTGTCTGTGGACTTTTTGTTTGGTACTTAGTGTACTTGGGCTTCGGCCGATTGAGCTTGGCCCGTTTGATTAATAAAAACAAAACTTGATGGAAAAAAAAATCACACGATAGCAATAAAATACACAAAGAGAAAAAAAAATCAAAAATAACATTTATTAATAAAGAAAAGTTAATTTAATATTTGAATATATGATTTATGATTTATGAATTAGGATTTATATTTTAATATATAGGGGTAAGGGGTAAGGTTTAAGTGTTTGAAATATTTAGCCATTTACTTTTTAAGGTGATTTGTCTAACATTCTAAACATTTTTTTTGGTTCAGTCGCTGGCAGCTCTCATGACTGCGCTGACTCCTCTTTTGACAAAATTGTATCTCTCGAATATCACAAGTTTGGTGGAGCTTCCTTCTTCATTTCAGAATCTCAATAAACTTGAGCAGTTGAGTATTACAGAATGCATATATCTAGAGACTCTTCCCAATGGAATGAACATAGAATCTCTGGATTACCTCAATCTCAGTGGATGCACAAGGCTGCGGAATTTTCCTGATATTTCAACCAACATCTCCACACTCTATCTAAATAATACAGGGATTGAAGAGGTTCCTTCCTGGATCGAGAATTTTTCTAAGCTTAGGTTTCTGCATATGAGGAAATGCTTCAAGCTAAAATGTGTATCCCTTAACATTTGTAAAATCAAACAGCTTGAGAAGGCTGACTTTACAGTCTCAAGGATACATTCTAATAAAGCTAGCTGGTGTGACAGTCCAAGTGCAGTGGTAATGGAAACAGACAACGTTCACGTTCACCGTACATTACCATCTCCCAAGGAAGACTCCTCATCAATATATGTGCCAAAAATCTACCTAAAATTCGTCAACTGCTTTATACTGAGTCAAGAAGCTCTCCTTCAAGAACTCTCGGTTTTAAAGGGACTGATATTTCCAGGTGAAGAAGTGCCTTCATATTTCACTCACCGATCTATTGGATGCTCTCTGACCATCCCTCTACTCAACAACTCTCTCTCGATACCATTCTTCAGGTTTAGAGCTTGCGCCATGGTTGAACTTGATCCTAGGTTGTATCCACTTTCTCCCCACATTGTTATCCAGATATGTTGCCGGTTCAGAGACAGATTCGGTAACAGCTTTCAGTCCTTTGGCCAGCCACATAGGTTCACGCCATATCATCAGAAGGGTAGTCATCTATTTATATTTGACTGCCGTCTCCTTCTAAACAGAGATAATGCTACTCCAGACGAACTTAATTACAATCAAGTTTGCATTCAGTTCCGCATCATTGAGGACCGCTCTATTTTTATACTCAAAGGATGTGGTATACGAATCTTTGCGGATCATTGCCCATCTCCGGATAACCAACCTGGTAAGCCACATATATCTAGAATATTTTAGCATCTATATATCGAGATTTATGTATCTCATAATTAATTTTTCAGGATCAACCTAATATTTATTCATATAATATAGATCACTTGAATGCTCTGCAGATAATGTGAGCTCCACGTTAGGTGTAGCTAGATGGGCTCTGCCACATCCTACCAAACGGAACGTCTTTAAGGATTTAACGTTAGCTCTCAATGGCGCAAAGCAGCAGTTTTTAAAACGCCGTGCACGTGGAGAATGAAGGAAAGGCACATGAAAAATAAAAGGCAATACTAGTTTGGTGCTGAGAATGGATTTTCCAGTGGGGGCTTAATTCCGATATTGTATGAATAGTGTTTCGGACAAATAAAAGTTTTGTAATATCAGGGTCAGGAGTCCGTTTGTTTTCACTATATATGTCCCTCCTTATGTATTGTAACTTTGCTGATTCGAACCAGACTTCTTTGTTGTTCATGGATCAAGAATTTTCTAAATTGTGTTTGCAATTGAATCTGGTCCGGGGCATAGGCAAAGGAACCGGCTTCTTAGGGCATTCTGATTTTATAAAATAATTTTAGTTGTATGTAGGATACTATAAAAATTTATATGAAGAATATGGGCATAAATTTGTATTTGAGCATAGGGCATTACAAGTATTTTATAAAAGTTAGATCGGCCCTTCCTGTGGGTTCAATTCCATACAAAAAGAGCAAATCAGTTTGTATGTATGACACAATGTTTATAGAGAAAGAAATAAGTCAGTTACGGAATGGTACCCTTTAGTGTTTCGACATACGCTTTTTGCCAATCGCGCCAGCTCAGCTGCAAAACATTTTTCTAATTTGATTTTAAATTTATTGAGAAACTCCGCAGATTAAACTTGAAGAATGCTAAAAATTGGAGAAAAGGTTCCATGGATGCAAAATTTATTTTAGAGCTATTTTGATTTTTTTTTTTGTCGACAGCAAACACAAATTCAACTAAGACTCTGCAAACCACACCGGTAACTCGACATCCATATGAACGACAAACGACGATTGTACCTAGCATTCCGTGCAAAACTGTATGTCTTTGTATTATGCGTCCGGGGTATATGAATGAGCTATGAGTGATTAAAACTTTCCTTCAATATCTCTGCCTCGCACTCTGTGCAAGACTGTCCGTCCTTGTATTAAACGTCCGGGGTATATGAATGAGCTCTGAGTGATTGAAACTATCCTTCATTATCTTGATGTCTTCCAAATAACTTACAAATGCCGGCCATTCTTCTGGTTCCGAAACCATCTTCACCAGTTGAGAGCAATCCGTTGCAAACGTAACCTGATACTGCCTTAAGTTCTTCATGCATTCCATTGCCCAGATAAGGGCTTCGACTTCCGAGTGAAGTGGTGTTAAACTTGCCCTTGTGTTTCTTGCTCCCATTAGTCCTGCAAAACCTTCAAGAGTACTATACCATCCTTGTCCGGAAATAATATCATTCTCCTTCCATGACCCATTCATGAAACACCATCTCCCTGGTATATTAGGTAAGACTTGTAACTCCACCTCCTCTTGGAATATACCGACAGAATTCCGAGGAAATATCAATCCGTCGGAATATNNNNNNNNNNNNNNNNNNNNNNNNNNNNNNNNNNNNNNNNNNNNNNNNNNNNNNNNNNNNNNNNCCTCTTCCTCTTCATTCACTCCATATCTTCATCCTCCCTCTTACTCTCTTTACACACGAATTTGATTCATAAAAAACATGTCTTCTTCAAATTATTTTCGTTCTTGGATCGATCGACCTCATTTGGATCCGAACACGAGATTGCTTACGGAAGAATACCAACGAGGTATAACCGAATTCATGGGGTTAGTTCACCGACAACTGGAAGCAAAAACAGGTATGTTAAGATGTCCTTGCTCTAATTGTAAAAATAGAAAGGTTATTAAAGAGTGGGATGTTTGGACTCATCTATATTTGAGTGGGTTTACACGAAGTTACAAAATTTGTTATCATCATGGGGAAACTGATTATGAACATGGTAGTACTAGCGAACTTCAGCCAGCGGTTTGATTAGAAGAACCAATTAGGATGAATGTAGATTATGGTGTAGGTACTGAGTAGATGGTAAATGATCATTTTNNNNNNNNNNNNNNNNNNNNNNNNNNNNNNNNNNNNNNNNNNNNNNNNNNNNNNNNNNNNNNNNNNNNNNNNNNNNNNNNNNNNNNNNNNNNNNNNNNNNNNNNNNNNNNNNNNNNNNNNNNNNNNNNNNNNNNNNNNNNNNNNNNNNNNNNNNNNNNNNNNNNNNNNNNNNNNNNNNNNNNNNNNNNNNNNNNNNNNNNNNNNNNNNNNNNNNNNNNNNNNNNNNNNNNNNNNNNNNNNNNNNNNNNNNNNNNNNNNNNNNNNNNNNNNNNNNNNNNNNNNNNNNNNNNNNNNNNNNNNNNNNNNNNNNNNNNNNNNNNNNNNNNNNNNNNNNNNNNNNNNNNNNNNNNNNNNNNNNNNNNNNNNNNNNNNNNNNNNNNNNNNNNNNNNNNNNNNNNNNNNNNNNNNNNNNNNNNNNNNNNNNNNNNNNNNNNNNNNNNNNNNNNNNNNNNNNNNNNNNNNNNNNNNNNNNNNNNNNNNNNNNNNNNNNNNNNNNNNNNNNNNNNNNNNNNNNNNNNNNNNNNNNNNNNNNNNNNNNNNNNNNNNNNNNNNNNNNNNNNNNNNNNNNNNNNNNNNNNNNNNNNNNNNNNNNNNNNNNNNNNNNNNNNNNNNNNNNNNNNNNNNNNNNNNNNNNNNNNNNNNNNNNNNNNNNNNNNNNNNNNNNNNNNNNNNNNNNNNNNNNNNNNNNNNNNNNNNNNNNNNNNNNNNNNNNNNNNNNNNNNNNNNNNNNNNNNNNNNNNNNNNNNNNNNNNNNNNNNNNNNNNNNNNNNNNNNNNNNNNNNNNNNNNNNNNNNNNNNNNNNNNNNNNNNNNNNNNNNNNNNNNNNNNNNNNNNNNNNNNNNNNNNNNNNNNNNNNNNNNNNNNNNNNNNNNNNNNNNNNNNNNNNNNNNNNNNNNNNNNNNNNNNNNNNNNNNNNNNNNNNNNNNNNNNNNNNNNNNNNNNNNNNNNNNNNNNNNNNNNNNNNNNNNNNNNNNNNNNNNNNNNNNNNNNNNNNNNNNNNNNNNNNNNNNNNNNNNNNNNNNNNNNNNNNNNNNNNNNNNNNNNNNNNNNNNNNNNNNNNNNNNNNNNNNNNNNNNNNNNNNNNNNNNNNNNNNNNNNNNNNNNNNNNNNNNNNNNNNNNNNNNNNNNNNNNNNNNNNNNNNNNNNNNNNNNNNNNNNNNNNNNNNNNNNNNNNNNNNNNNNNNNNNNNNNNNNNNNNNNNNNNNNNNNNNNNNNNNNNNNNNNNNNNNNNNNNNNNNNNNNNNNNNNNNNNNNNNNNNNNNNNNNNNNNNNNNNNNNNNNNNNNNNNNNNNNNNNNNNNNNNNNNNNNNNNNNNNNNNNNNNNNNNNNNNNNNNNNNNNNNNNNNNNNNNNNNNNNNNNNNNNNNNNNNNNNNNNNNNNNNNNNNNNNNNNNNNNNNNNNNNNNNNNNNNNNNNNNNNNNNNNNNNNNNNNNNNNNNNNNNNNNNNNNNNNNNNNNNNNNNNNNNNNNNNNNNNNNNNNNNNNNNNNNNNNNNNNNNNNNNNNNNNNNNNNNNNNNNNNNNNNNNNNNNNNNNNNNNNNNNNNNNNNNNNNNNNNNNNNNNNNNNNNNNNNNNNNNNNNNNNNNNNNNNNNNNNNNNNNNNNNNNNNNNNNNNNNNNNNNNNNNNNNNNNNNNNNNNNNNNNNNNNNNNNNNNNNNNNNNNNNNNNNNNNNNNNNNNNNNNNNNNNNNNNNNNNNNNNNNNNNNNNNNNNNNNNNNNNNNNNNNNNNNNNNNNNNNNNNNNNNNNNNNNNNNNNNNNNNNNNNNNNNNNNNNNNNNNNNNNNNNNNNNNNNNNNNNNNNNNNNNNNNNNNNNNNNNNNNNNNNNNNNNNNNNNNNNNNNNNNNNNNNNNNNNNNNNNNNNNNNNNNNNNNNNNNNNNNNNNNNNNNNNNNNNNNNNNNNNNNNNNNNNNNNNNNNNNNNNNNNNNNNNNNNNNNNNNNNNNNNNNNNNNNNNNNNNNNNNNNNNNNNNNNNNNNNNNNNNNNNNNNNNNNNNNNNNNNNNNNNNNNNNNNNNNNNNNNNNNNNNNNNNNNNNNNNNNNNNNNNNNNNNNNNNNNNNNNNNNNNNNNNNNNNNNNNNNNNNNNNNNNNNNNNNNNNNNNNN
It encodes:
- the LOC106312979 gene encoding disease resistance protein RPS6-like isoform X1, with amino-acid sequence MASSRNWLFDVFPSFSGEDVRQTFLSHLLKELDRKLISAFKDSEIKKSQSIGPELEQAIRDSRIAVVIFSKNYASSSWCLDELLEIKKCKDIFGQLVIPIFYRLDPTHVRKQTGDFGEVFDKTCHIKTEDKKNQWKQALTDVANIHGYHSRNWGNEAKMIEHIANDVLNKFLSTASKDFNDFVGIDDHIAKMSVLLHMECEEVRMVGIWGSSGIGKTTIARALFSRLSRHFQSSIFIDRAFISKSMEIYSRGNPDDYNMKLNLQRNFLSEILDKKDIKIDHLGALAERLKYHKVLVIIDDLDDQVVLDTLAGQAQWFGRGSRIIAITKDKHILTAHGINHIYEVKLPSEKLALEILCQSAFRKNTPPHGYMELACEVVERVDSLPLGLNVLGSHLRGEDKEYWLDQLSRFRKGIDGKIHKTLRVSYDGLNNKEDKALFRHIACLFNYAGIIEIKKLLADSDLDVNMGLRNLNDNSLIQIRRQTVVMHSLLQEMGKEVVRSQSNEPGEREFLTDSKDICNVLEEDIGSRNVLGISLNKDEIDEKDELHVHNSAFKGMRNLRFLNIYTNKSRTKDRLHLLEGFNYLPPKLRLLSWDRYPMRCMPSKFCPKYLVKVKMQGSKLEKLWEGIGNLTCLDYMDLSGSENLKEIPDLSLATNLKTLNLSGCSSLVDLPLSIRNLNKLMTLEMSGCINLRTLPSGINLQSLVSVDLRKCSELNSVPDISTNISDLDLNETAIEEILSNLRLQNLVSLRMERIKSERLWASVQSLAALMTALTPLLTKLYLSNITSLVELPSSFQNLNKLEQLSITECIYLETLPNGMNIESLDYLNLSGCTRLRNFPDISTNISTLYLNNTGIEEVPSWIENFSKLRFLHMRKCFKLKCVSLNICKIKQLEKADFTVSRIHSNKASWCDSPSAVVMETDNVHVHRTLPSPKEDSSSIYVPKIYLKFVNCFILSQEALLQELSVLKGLIFPGEEVPSYFTHRSIGCSLTIPLLNNSLSIPFFRFRACAMVELDPRLYPLSPHIVIQICCRFRDRFGNSFQSFGQPHRFTPYHQKGSHLFIFDCRLLLNRDNATPDELNYNQVCIQFRIIEDRSIFILKGCGIRIFADHCPSPDNQPDNVSSTLGVARWALPHPTKRNVFKDLTLALNGAKQQFLKRRARGE
- the LOC106312979 gene encoding disease resistance protein RPS6-like isoform X3, whose product is MASSRNWLFDVFPSFSGEDVRQTFLSHLLKELDRKLISAFKDSEIKKSQSIGPELEQAIRDSRIAVVIFSKNYASSSWCLDELLEIKKCKDIFGQLVIPIFYRLDPTHVRKQTGDFGEVFDKTCHIKTEDKKNQWKQALTDVANIHGYHSRNWGNEAKMIEHIANDVLNKFLSTASKDFNDFVGIDDHIAKMSVLLHMECEEVRMVGIWGSSGIGKTTIARALFSRLSRHFQSSIFIDRAFISKSMEIYSRGNPDDYNMKLNLQRNFLSEILDKKDIKIDHLGALAERLKYHKVLVIIDDLDDQVVLDTLAGQAQWFGRGSRIIAITKDKHILTAHGINHIYEVKLPSEKLALEILCQSAFRKNTPPHGYMELACEVVERVDSLPLGLNVLGSHLRGEDKEYWLDQLSRFRKGIDGKIHKTLRVSYDGLNNKEDKALFRHIACLFNYAGIIEIKKLLADSDLDVNMGLRNLNDNSLIQIRRQTVVMHSLLQEMGKEVVRSQSNEPGEREFLTDSKDICNVLEEDIGSRNVLGISLNKDEIDEKDELHVHNSAFKGMRNLRFLNIYTNKSRTKDRLHLLEGFNYLPPKLRLLSWDRYPMRCMPSKFCPKYLVKVKMQGSKLEKLWEGIGNLTCLDYMDLSGSENLKEIPDLSLATNLKTLNLSGCSSLVDLPLSIRNLNKLMTLEMSGCINLRTLPSGINLQSLISI
- the LOC106312979 gene encoding disease resistance protein RPS6-like isoform X2, with product MASSRNWLFDVFPSFSGEDVRQTFLSHLLKELDRKLISAFKDSEIKKSQSIGPELEQAIRDSRIAVVIFSKNYASSSWCLDELLEIKKCKDIFGQLVIPIFYRLDPTHVRKQTGDFGEVFDKTCHIKTEDKKNQWKQALTDVANIHGYHSRNWGNEAKMIEHIANDVLNKFLSTASKDFNDFVGIDDHIAKMSVLLHMECEEVRMVGIWGSSGIGKTTIARALFSRLSRHFQSSIFIDRAFISKSMEIYSRGNPDDYNMKLNLQRNFLSEILDKKDIKIDHLGALAERLKYHKVLVIIDDLDDQVVLDTLAGQAQWFGRGSRIIAITKDKHILTAHGINHIYEVKLPSEKLALEILCQSAFRKNTPPHGYMELACEVVERVDSLPLGLNVLGSHLRGEDKEYWLDQLSRFRKGIDGKIHKTLRVSYDGLNNKEDKALFRHIACLFNYAGIIEIKKLLADSDLDVNMGLRNLNDNSLIQIRRQTVVMHSLLQEMGKEVVRSQSNEPGEREFLTDSKDICNVLEEDIGSRNVLGISLNKDEIDEKDELHVHNSAFKGMRNLRFLNIYTNKSRTKDRLHLLEGFNYLPPKLRLLSWDRYPMRCMPSKFCPKYLVKVKMQGSKLEKLWEGIGNLTCLDYMDLSGSENLKEIPDLSLATNLKTLNLSGCSSLVDLPLSIRNLNKLMTLEMSGCINLRTLPSGINLQSLVSVDLRKCSELNSVPDISTNISDLDLNETAIEEILSNLRLQNLVSLRMERIKSERLWASVQSLAALMTALTPLLTKLYLSNITSLVELPSSFQNLNKLEQLSITECIYLETLPNGMNIESLDYLNLSGCTRLRNFPDISTNISTLYLNNTGIEEVPSWIENFSKLRFLHMRKCFKLKCVSLNICKIKQLEKADFTVSRIHSNKASWCDSPSAVVMETDNVHVHRTLPSPKEDSSSIYVPKIYLKFVNCFILSQEALLQELSVLKGLIFPGLELAPWLNLILGCIHFLPTLLSRYVAGSETDSVTAFSPLASHIGSRHIIRRVVIYLYLTAVSF